The following are encoded together in the Candidatus Methylacidiphilales bacterium genome:
- a CDS encoding TA system VapC family ribonuclease toxin, translating into MSGIIDTNLLLYAANGDGEEYKASRKFLTRLLEAPGQCYLTEGICYEFLRVSTHHKVFPRPLKAKEAMAFLGAILNRPGITVLSAGTNHWRMLEQVLAEKPSTAGNLCFDLRTVVLMREYGIATIYTADTDFLQFQGIQVINPLAN; encoded by the coding sequence GTGAGCGGAATCATCGACACCAACCTCCTGCTCTACGCCGCCAACGGGGACGGTGAGGAATACAAGGCCTCTCGAAAATTTCTGACCCGTCTACTGGAAGCCCCGGGGCAGTGCTACCTGACCGAAGGCATCTGCTACGAATTTCTGCGCGTGTCCACCCACCACAAAGTCTTTCCCCGGCCTCTGAAAGCGAAAGAAGCGATGGCCTTTCTAGGCGCAATCTTGAACCGCCCCGGGATCACCGTCCTATCTGCGGGCACGAACCACTGGAGGATGCTGGAGCAAGTGCTGGCGGAAAAGCCATCAACGGCGGGCAACCTTTGCTTCGATCTCCGGACCGTCGTCCTCATGCGCGAATACGGCATCGCCACCATCTACACCGCCGACACCGATTTCCTGCAATTCCAAGGCATCCAAGTCATCAACCCCCTTGCCAACTAA